In Hyphomicrobiales bacterium, a single window of DNA contains:
- the mobB gene encoding molybdopterin-guanine dinucleotide biosynthesis protein B translates to MSQKVIGVAGFKNSGKTTLVERLVRILTEQGYRVSTVKHAHHSFDIDHEGRDSFRHRRAGATEVAVISRDRTAIIHELRGQEPPSLEEVLARLKPCDLVIVEGYKRDHHDKIEVRNLALDHPLLAGDDPTVVAVAANGAVQGAAVPVFDRDDVTGLAAFICRHMELRPRTS, encoded by the coding sequence GAGCCAGAAGGTGATCGGCGTTGCCGGATTCAAGAACTCGGGCAAGACAACCCTCGTCGAACGTCTTGTCCGTATCCTGACCGAGCAGGGCTATCGCGTGTCGACGGTCAAGCATGCCCATCATTCCTTCGACATCGATCACGAGGGCCGCGACTCTTTCCGCCACCGCAGGGCGGGAGCCACGGAAGTTGCCGTCATCAGCCGTGACCGCACGGCCATCATCCATGAATTGCGCGGGCAGGAACCGCCGTCTTTGGAAGAGGTGCTGGCGCGCCTGAAGCCCTGCGATCTCGTCATCGTGGAGGGCTACAAGCGCGATCATCATGACAAGATCGAGGTACGCAATCTCGCACTTGACCACCCGTTGCTGGCGGGCGACGATCCGACCGTCGTTGCGGTCGCTGCCAACGGAGCGGTGCAAGGCGCTGCCGTTCCCGTGTTCGACCGCGATGATGTCACCGGTCTCGCGGCCTTCATCTGCCGTCACATGGAACTTCGGCCGCGTACGTCCTGA